One genomic window of Prochlorococcus marinus str. NATL2A includes the following:
- the lepB gene encoding signal peptidase I, with product MTSTGSKKNQNQNSWKGLLVWILIALLLRWQAVEPRWIPSGSMIPTLQIQDRILIEKITPRLNNKLNKHLNLNTIVIFKPPKILTEAGYSDGSALIKRVVGLPGDKIEVTDGKLYRNGKEINEPWIKEPIQYEMDAINVPEYSLWVLGDNRNNSLDSHIWGALPEKNLIGTALARYWPLKKIGPIRFP from the coding sequence ATGACATCTACTGGATCAAAAAAGAATCAAAACCAAAATAGCTGGAAAGGATTGTTGGTTTGGATATTAATTGCGCTTTTATTAAGATGGCAAGCAGTTGAACCTAGATGGATTCCATCTGGATCAATGATTCCAACTTTGCAAATTCAAGACAGAATATTGATAGAAAAAATAACCCCAAGACTTAATAATAAACTAAATAAACATTTAAATTTAAACACGATTGTTATTTTCAAACCTCCCAAAATTCTTACAGAAGCAGGTTACAGTGATGGTTCAGCGCTAATTAAAAGAGTCGTTGGCTTACCTGGAGACAAAATAGAAGTAACTGATGGGAAACTATATAGAAATGGAAAAGAAATAAATGAACCTTGGATTAAAGAACCTATCCAATATGAAATGGACGCAATAAATGTACCTGAATATTCACTTTGGGTCTTAGGAGACAACCGAAATAACAGTTTAGACTCTCATATCTGGGGAGCTCTCCCAGAAAAAAATCTTATAGGTACGGCGCTTGCAAGGTACTGGCCATTAAAAAAAATAGGGCCTATTCGGTTCCCATAA